One window of Candidatus Methylomirabilota bacterium genomic DNA carries:
- a CDS encoding SDR family oxidoreductase yields MLEEDFGGSHYMANVTKLLTGKTCMVTGANAGIGKATALGLAKMGATVVMVCRNRKRGEAALTEIKRESGNDAVSLLLADLSSQAAIQQLAQDFKARYPTLHVLINNAGIVLKKRILTNDKLETQFAVNHLAYFLLTNLLLDDLKASAPARIVNVSSQAHKGVSIDFDDLQSERSYRRTHVYAWTKLANVLFTYELARRLEGTQVTANCLHPGVIATSLIGDYMPNPLRFMTKIIGASPERGARTPLYLATSPEVEGVSGKYFVDRKAVQSSNASYDTTTASRLWRVSAEVTGLPAYGGTQ; encoded by the coding sequence GTGCTCGAAGAAGATTTCGGCGGCTCACACTACATGGCAAACGTAACCAAACTCTTGACCGGAAAAACCTGTATGGTCACCGGTGCGAACGCCGGGATTGGAAAAGCCACCGCCCTCGGGTTGGCGAAAATGGGTGCGACTGTGGTGATGGTCTGCCGTAACCGCAAGCGGGGTGAAGCGGCACTGACCGAGATCAAGCGAGAGAGCGGCAACGATGCGGTTTCCTTGCTGCTTGCCGATCTTTCCTCGCAAGCCGCGATCCAACAACTCGCCCAGGACTTCAAGGCCCGCTACCCCACCCTGCACGTCCTGATCAACAACGCCGGGATAGTCCTCAAGAAGCGCATCCTCACTAATGATAAGCTGGAGACCCAGTTCGCCGTCAATCACCTCGCTTATTTTCTCCTCACCAATCTGCTGCTCGACGATCTCAAAGCCAGCGCTCCAGCCCGGATTGTCAACGTCAGCTCTCAAGCCCATAAAGGGGTATCCATCGACTTTGATGACCTGCAATCTGAGCGATCCTACCGCCGCACCCATGTCTATGCGTGGACCAAACTTGCCAATGTGCTGTTCACCTACGAATTGGCCCGCCGGCTCGAGGGAACCCAAGTGACTGCCAACTGCCTGCACCCCGGCGTGATCGCAACCAGTCTCATAGGTGATTACATGCCGAACCCGCTTCGCTTCATGACAAAGATCATCGGTGCCAGCCCCGAAAGAGGCGCACGAACACCCTTGTACCTCGCAACGTCGCCAGAAGTTGAAGGGGTGAGCGGCAAGTATTTCGTCGACCGAAAGGCAGTGCAGTCATCCAACGCCTCTT